One Natrinema halophilum genomic window carries:
- a CDS encoding phosphatase PAP2 family protein: MTRGIGWFDAFREVAPDWSVVLLGLVTQLGDVWFLGLLVGIVYWTDRSDRDEAAAIVGITLSGLSLITGLKAVFALPRPERVLVETGTLPELTRPLYEATATATGYGFPSGHALMSTVVYLSLAEYWSVSTRRRRYLGAGAIVTAVCLSRIGLGVHYLVDVVAGVGAGAALLLLTWPLLNRYPASRATIGFTLAVGLATVTLIVSRATPDAVLLFGASLGAFAGWQLALLARAREEGRGPIRSNRLLTARAIVAPLAVGVLVVITAYSGPVSLAFRSITLGAAAATFVAVPVISRSEQVRNRGRQAPSGSQ; the protein is encoded by the coding sequence ATGACTCGCGGGATCGGTTGGTTCGACGCGTTCCGAGAGGTCGCTCCGGACTGGAGCGTCGTCCTGCTCGGGCTCGTCACGCAACTCGGCGACGTCTGGTTTCTCGGATTGCTCGTCGGTATCGTCTACTGGACGGACAGGTCCGACCGCGACGAAGCCGCCGCTATCGTCGGAATCACCCTCTCCGGTTTATCGCTCATTACGGGATTGAAAGCAGTCTTCGCACTCCCACGGCCGGAACGAGTGCTCGTCGAAACCGGGACGCTGCCGGAACTGACGCGGCCACTGTACGAGGCGACCGCGACGGCCACCGGATACGGGTTTCCGAGCGGTCACGCGCTCATGTCGACGGTCGTCTACCTGAGCCTGGCCGAGTACTGGTCCGTCAGCACGCGCCGTCGACGGTACCTCGGTGCTGGCGCGATCGTGACGGCCGTCTGCCTCTCGCGCATCGGACTCGGCGTCCACTATCTCGTCGACGTCGTCGCGGGTGTCGGTGCCGGAGCGGCGTTGCTGCTTCTCACCTGGCCACTACTGAACCGGTATCCTGCGTCTCGCGCCACGATCGGTTTCACGCTCGCGGTCGGACTTGCCACCGTCACACTCATCGTCTCTCGGGCGACTCCCGACGCTGTGCTGTTGTTCGGCGCATCACTCGGCGCGTTCGCCGGCTGGCAACTTGCCCTTCTCGCTCGAGCGCGGGAAGAAGGCCGCGGGCCGATCAGATCAAACCGGCTACTCACTGCAAGAGCGATCGTCGCACCCCTCGCGGTGGGCGTTCTCGTTGTCATCACTGCGTACTCCGGTCCCGTTTCGCTTGCCTTTCGGAGTATCACGCTCGGCGCAGCCGCCGCCACGTTCGTCGCGGTCCCCGTCATCTCCCGAAGCGAGCAGGTCCGAAACCGCGGACGGCAGGCTCCATCCGGCTCACAGTAA
- a CDS encoding Hsp20/alpha crystallin family protein: MSTPSPPETASFPFPIQIVYDGPADRLRVVVDVAPADAADLTVQVGSSRIRIAVDCDDDIAERVLTPLPRDLVFGGDREAIYNNRVCTISLETRSRGRHRENGAFRRR; the protein is encoded by the coding sequence GTGTCTACCCCCTCGCCTCCCGAAACGGCGTCGTTCCCGTTTCCGATACAGATCGTCTACGACGGACCGGCCGACCGTCTTCGCGTCGTCGTCGACGTCGCCCCAGCCGACGCCGCCGATCTGACGGTTCAAGTCGGCTCGAGTCGTATCCGAATCGCTGTCGACTGCGACGACGATATCGCCGAACGTGTTCTCACGCCGCTTCCCCGCGATCTCGTCTTCGGCGGAGATCGTGAGGCGATCTACAACAACCGCGTTTGTACCATTTCACTCGAAACGCGGTCCCGCGGTCGCCACCGCGAGAACGGTGCTTTCAGACGACGGTGA
- a CDS encoding lactate utilization protein: MADDYHTKDDFADQLEIDESRFDQAPDDETIETVVSNVEDRNIEVHVFDDGDAAREHLRDQIPDGKAVMDGHSTTLEEIGFTDDLEAEDGFEYLGNRVQERDDDEERYRMRREATTADVFVDSVNAIAETGELLGANALGNAVGAWPFGAETLVLVGSTNKIVDDWQTAVERVREFAYPLEDARAQEVYGQGSVIGKLVSLEYERVDDRTQLVLIDEPHGF; this comes from the coding sequence ATGGCTGACGACTACCACACGAAGGACGATTTCGCAGACCAACTCGAGATCGACGAGTCCCGCTTCGATCAGGCCCCGGACGACGAGACGATAGAGACCGTCGTCTCGAACGTCGAGGATCGAAACATCGAGGTCCACGTCTTCGACGACGGCGATGCGGCGCGCGAGCACCTCCGCGACCAGATACCGGACGGCAAAGCGGTGATGGACGGTCACTCGACGACGCTCGAGGAGATCGGTTTCACGGACGATCTCGAGGCCGAAGACGGGTTCGAGTACCTCGGAAACCGGGTACAAGAGAGGGATGACGACGAGGAGCGATACCGGATGCGACGGGAGGCCACCACCGCCGACGTTTTCGTCGACAGCGTCAACGCGATCGCCGAGACCGGCGAATTGCTCGGGGCCAACGCGCTCGGTAACGCCGTCGGCGCGTGGCCGTTCGGCGCGGAGACGCTGGTGCTGGTCGGCAGTACGAACAAAATCGTCGACGACTGGCAAACAGCCGTCGAGCGGGTACGCGAATTCGCGTATCCGCTCGAGGACGCCCGTGCACAGGAGGTGTACGGCCAGGGGAGCGTCATCGGGAAGCTCGTCTCACTCGAGTACGAGCGGGTCGACGACCGGACCCAACTGGTGTTGATCGACGAGCCCCACGGTTTCTAG
- a CDS encoding heavy metal translocating P-type ATPase: MSDRGEGTDQPDRCRLCGTVLSQSAGQSISDAFCSTGCRDIAAEYGTSSGADRGTAGGDTGDDGGNDLETRTSDPESIDDTDRGGSGPDGTVTTFFRVDGMHSATCEAFLESVAEGCDGVTEAEASYVTETIRVDHDPDRISAPALQEALSTLGYTAYLREEATADDETGGTRRSREMSGLRKRRADDMLEMRYVVGIVFGSFLLLPFVAVLYPMFLTEFTDWGAISHFENAFTGFTGTLYLPLFVVLTGAILYLTGGPVLRGAYVSLKLRRPTTDLLAGLTIVSAYLYSIVITGLGGNHLYFDLTIVVASIVMGAVYYETSVKRRATERLTDLTVSQVDTARLYASDGSTTELPVSDLESGDRVLVREGERIPVDGTLAEGECAVDEAVVTGESLPVTKRAGDDVVGGSVVTTNAAVVDVGERTTSSIERLTQVVWNVQSADHGITRRANEIAAVLVPIVLAAAVLVGAISVLVGPSVSTAAMAVLMTFMVASPWALGFATPYTVATSLQEALDRGIVVFDETIFERLRAVDIVVFDKTGTLTTGEMSVHDADAPADLLEAAAVLEQRAAHPAAAAIADAFDGPDQYPDGEGYRDRAGDDDAGDATRADGGSATSGEVEVRDFHTHATGVEGTVDGRTVLVGHPDLFRDRGWALTAALETRIEDARAAGRLPVVVGRDGEAEGIVIVGDEPRGGWEETIATLDEDGVDVVVLTGDDGTAADVFDRHPSVEHVFAGVSPNGKTAAIGRMRAGNRVAMVGDGTNDAPALAAADLGISLGSGTALAADAADVAIAHDDLAAVARAFALASAARTRIEQNVGLAFGYNAIAIPAAVLGIVNPLVTTVAVVAGTLLIVGNAERSLTDE; the protein is encoded by the coding sequence GTGAGCGATCGAGGCGAGGGAACCGACCAACCGGACCGCTGTCGGCTGTGCGGGACTGTACTCTCGCAGTCGGCGGGCCAGTCGATATCGGACGCGTTCTGTTCGACCGGCTGTCGCGACATCGCTGCCGAGTACGGGACGAGCAGCGGCGCTGATCGCGGTACTGCCGGTGGCGATACCGGCGATGACGGCGGGAACGACCTCGAGACCCGGACGTCAGATCCGGAATCGATCGACGATACCGACCGGGGAGGAAGCGGGCCAGACGGGACTGTCACAACCTTCTTCCGGGTTGACGGTATGCACTCGGCGACCTGCGAAGCCTTCCTCGAGTCCGTCGCCGAGGGATGCGACGGCGTGACCGAGGCCGAGGCGAGTTACGTCACGGAAACGATCCGCGTGGATCATGATCCCGACCGAATCTCGGCGCCGGCGCTCCAAGAAGCGCTGAGCACACTCGGCTATACGGCCTACTTGCGGGAGGAGGCGACTGCCGACGACGAGACGGGTGGGACCCGGCGCTCCCGGGAGATGTCCGGCCTCCGAAAGCGCCGCGCCGACGATATGCTCGAAATGCGATACGTGGTGGGTATCGTCTTCGGATCTTTTCTCCTGTTGCCGTTCGTTGCCGTGCTCTATCCGATGTTTCTGACCGAGTTCACCGACTGGGGCGCGATCTCGCACTTCGAGAACGCCTTCACCGGCTTCACCGGGACACTGTATCTCCCCCTGTTCGTCGTGCTAACAGGGGCAATTCTCTACCTGACCGGCGGCCCGGTCCTGCGAGGTGCATACGTCAGCCTGAAACTTCGGCGGCCAACCACGGATCTCCTCGCGGGGCTGACCATCGTCAGCGCGTACCTCTACAGTATCGTCATCACCGGGCTCGGCGGTAACCACCTCTACTTCGATCTGACGATCGTCGTCGCCTCGATCGTGATGGGTGCGGTCTACTACGAGACGTCGGTCAAACGCCGCGCGACGGAACGATTGACCGATCTCACGGTTTCGCAGGTCGATACCGCGCGGTTGTACGCATCGGACGGGTCGACGACCGAACTTCCCGTCTCCGATCTCGAGTCGGGCGACCGCGTGCTCGTTCGCGAGGGCGAGCGCATCCCCGTCGACGGGACGCTGGCGGAGGGCGAGTGTGCGGTCGACGAGGCTGTGGTGACGGGGGAATCACTCCCGGTCACGAAACGCGCCGGTGACGACGTGGTGGGTGGGTCGGTAGTCACGACCAACGCGGCGGTCGTCGACGTCGGCGAGCGGACGACCAGCAGCATCGAGCGACTGACGCAGGTCGTCTGGAACGTCCAGAGCGCCGACCACGGCATTACCAGACGGGCCAACGAAATCGCGGCGGTCCTCGTTCCGATCGTCCTCGCCGCCGCGGTCCTCGTCGGCGCGATCTCCGTCCTCGTCGGCCCGAGCGTGTCGACCGCCGCGATGGCCGTTCTCATGACGTTCATGGTCGCGAGTCCCTGGGCGCTCGGCTTCGCGACGCCGTATACCGTCGCGACGAGCCTGCAGGAAGCCCTCGACCGCGGGATCGTCGTCTTCGACGAGACGATCTTCGAGCGCCTGCGTGCGGTCGATATCGTCGTATTCGACAAAACCGGGACGCTCACGACCGGTGAGATGAGCGTCCACGATGCCGACGCGCCGGCCGACTTGCTCGAGGCTGCTGCGGTCCTCGAGCAGCGCGCGGCCCATCCTGCGGCGGCGGCGATCGCCGATGCGTTCGACGGCCCAGACCAGTACCCCGACGGAGAGGGTTACCGCGACCGCGCCGGTGACGACGATGCAGGCGATGCAACCCGCGCGGACGGCGGTTCGGCCACGTCAGGCGAGGTGGAAGTCCGGGACTTCCACACCCACGCGACCGGCGTCGAGGGGACCGTCGATGGTCGGACGGTGCTCGTCGGTCACCCCGACCTCTTCCGCGATCGCGGCTGGGCGCTCACCGCGGCGCTCGAGACCCGAATCGAGGACGCTCGAGCAGCCGGGCGACTCCCGGTCGTCGTCGGTCGAGACGGTGAGGCAGAAGGGATCGTGATCGTCGGAGACGAACCCCGTGGTGGATGGGAGGAAACGATCGCGACGTTGGACGAGGACGGGGTCGACGTCGTGGTGCTGACCGGCGACGATGGAACGGCAGCCGACGTCTTCGATCGGCATCCGTCCGTCGAACACGTTTTTGCCGGCGTTTCGCCGAACGGAAAGACGGCAGCAATCGGGCGGATGAGAGCCGGCAATCGGGTAGCGATGGTCGGCGACGGGACGAACGACGCACCCGCACTCGCCGCGGCGGATCTGGGTATTTCGCTGGGCAGCGGCACTGCACTTGCCGCCGACGCGGCCGACGTCGCGATCGCCCACGACGACCT
- the trpB gene encoding tryptophan synthase subunit beta, which produces MSNGEFEGYGGRHVPKPLREPLEELATAYDEVGETEAFQSELRGLLEEFAGRPSPLYYARNLSERYGAEIFLKREDLLHGGAHKINNCLGQALLAKRAGRNRLIAETGAGQHGTATAMVGALLDLETEIYMGKKDVERQEMNVFRMRLMGAEVNEVTRGDEGLADAVDAALEDFAQNVDDTHYLVGSVVGPDPFPRMVRDFQSVIGREAREQIQERTGALPDAAVACVGGGSNAIGLFHAFRDDDVEFYGAEGGGEGSDSSRHAAPLAKGQDDVLHGMKTRVIDDDVEVHSVSAGLDYPGVGPEHAMFRAVGRCEYQGVTDDEALAAFRELSETEGIVPALESSHAIARAIELAEAGDHDTILVNLSGRGDKDMETAAAKFDL; this is translated from the coding sequence ATGTCCAACGGAGAGTTCGAAGGATATGGTGGGAGACACGTTCCAAAGCCGCTTCGGGAGCCGCTCGAGGAACTGGCGACGGCGTACGACGAAGTCGGCGAAACCGAGGCGTTCCAATCGGAACTGCGCGGCCTCCTCGAAGAGTTCGCCGGCCGACCCAGCCCCCTGTACTACGCGCGCAACCTGAGCGAACGCTACGGCGCGGAGATTTTCCTCAAGCGCGAGGATCTGCTCCACGGCGGCGCACACAAGATCAACAACTGTCTCGGGCAGGCGCTGCTCGCAAAGCGGGCGGGCCGAAACCGGCTGATCGCGGAAACCGGCGCGGGCCAACACGGCACCGCGACGGCGATGGTCGGCGCGTTGCTCGACCTGGAGACGGAGATCTATATGGGGAAAAAAGACGTCGAGCGCCAGGAGATGAACGTCTTCCGGATGCGGCTGATGGGCGCCGAGGTCAACGAGGTCACCCGCGGCGACGAAGGACTGGCTGACGCCGTCGACGCGGCGCTCGAGGACTTCGCCCAGAACGTCGACGACACGCACTACCTGGTCGGCAGCGTCGTCGGCCCGGACCCGTTCCCGCGAATGGTTCGTGATTTCCAGAGCGTCATCGGTCGGGAAGCACGCGAACAGATCCAGGAGCGGACGGGAGCACTGCCCGACGCCGCAGTCGCCTGCGTCGGCGGCGGCTCGAACGCGATCGGTCTCTTCCACGCCTTCCGCGACGACGACGTCGAGTTCTACGGTGCCGAAGGCGGGGGCGAGGGATCGGATTCGAGCCGGCACGCTGCTCCACTCGCGAAGGGACAAGACGACGTCCTTCACGGAATGAAGACCCGCGTCATCGACGACGACGTCGAAGTCCACTCCGTCTCCGCAGGACTCGACTACCCCGGCGTCGGCCCCGAACACGCGATGTTCCGCGCCGTCGGTCGCTGCGAGTACCAGGGCGTCACCGACGACGAGGCACTCGCCGCCTTCCGGGAGCTCAGCGAAACGGAGGGCATCGTCCCCGCCCTCGAGTCCAGCCACGCGATCGCTCGCGCGATCGAACTGGCCGAGGCGGGCGATCACGACACCATCCTCGTGAACCTCTCCGGTCGCGGCGACAAAGACATGGAGACAGCGGCCGCGAAATTCGATCTGTAG
- a CDS encoding HIT family protein produces the protein MVDTCEFCRLVAGERPAHVLCEDEQTVAFLDRRPAVRGHSLVVPRAHEAEILTIDEGASMAVFETVRTVTSALEEALDPDGFSIFHTSGPLVGTVEHAHVHLVPRFDGDDVSLSLSRSQLDPDEAAALTARLRSAL, from the coding sequence ATGGTCGACACCTGCGAGTTCTGTCGGCTCGTTGCCGGAGAGAGACCCGCACACGTACTTTGCGAGGACGAGCAGACGGTCGCGTTTCTCGACCGCCGTCCAGCAGTACGGGGTCACAGTCTGGTCGTTCCACGCGCCCACGAAGCGGAGATTCTGACGATAGACGAGGGGGCTTCGATGGCCGTTTTCGAGACGGTTCGAACCGTCACGAGCGCTCTGGAGGAAGCACTCGACCCAGACGGATTCAGCATCTTTCACACCAGCGGGCCGCTGGTCGGGACCGTCGAACACGCACACGTTCACCTCGTTCCCCGCTTTGATGGCGACGACGTGTCGTTGTCCCTGTCTCGGAGCCAACTCGATCCCGACGAGGCCGCAGCGCTGACGGCACGCCTCCGATCCGCCCTGTAA
- a CDS encoding sulfatase family protein codes for MSESNGRDGESHRIVRNVVFVVLDTARARSVGNRTDTGDRAVIESGRAGTDRSSDDRIVSSTEGTDANPTPTLSRLAAEGTAFTNAFATAPWTLPSHASFFTGTYPSEHGTHGGHTYLEDELRTLPEAFADAGRQTVGVSNNTWITEEFGFERGFDDLRKGWQYIQTDADMGAVVRGEDLREKIVATRDRLFDGNPFVNAANILYSELLQPPGDDGAARSTDWVADWLENRTDDQPFFLFCNFIEPHVQYDPPKEYAERFLPDGASYDAATAIRQDPRAYDCEDYDISDHEFALLRGLYRAELAYVDHQVGRLRAALEAAGEWDDTLFVVCGDHGEHIGEHGFFGHQYNLYDTLLHVPLVCHGGAFTRGGRRDDLVQLLDLPATMLEAAGIDDPELRQQWSSRSFHPDSDTEPRDAVFAEYAAPQPSIERLENRFGEIPDRVRAFDRRLRAIRTDEYKYVRSDDGFERLHRVSTDPLEETDISDDDPQRVRTLRRRLEEQFDPLGEAGETGDVAMREGTKKRLADLGYL; via the coding sequence ATGTCGGAATCCAACGGACGTGACGGTGAGTCACATCGTATTGTGCGGAACGTTGTTTTCGTCGTACTCGATACGGCTCGAGCCAGAAGCGTTGGCAACCGAACCGATACGGGCGATCGGGCCGTGATTGAGTCCGGCCGTGCCGGAACGGACCGCTCTTCGGACGATCGGATCGTCTCGAGTACCGAGGGAACGGATGCGAACCCGACGCCGACCCTGAGCCGACTTGCAGCCGAGGGAACAGCGTTCACGAACGCGTTCGCGACTGCCCCCTGGACGTTGCCCTCCCACGCGTCGTTTTTCACCGGGACGTACCCCTCCGAGCACGGTACGCACGGCGGCCACACCTATCTCGAAGATGAGCTTCGAACCCTCCCCGAGGCGTTCGCCGACGCCGGACGTCAGACGGTCGGCGTCTCGAACAACACCTGGATAACCGAGGAGTTCGGTTTCGAGCGCGGGTTCGACGACCTTCGGAAGGGCTGGCAGTACATCCAGACAGACGCCGATATGGGGGCAGTCGTCCGCGGCGAGGATCTTCGGGAGAAAATCGTCGCAACTCGAGATCGGCTCTTCGACGGCAACCCGTTCGTCAACGCGGCCAACATCCTCTACAGTGAGTTGCTACAGCCACCCGGCGACGACGGTGCTGCTCGGTCGACGGACTGGGTCGCCGACTGGCTCGAGAATCGGACCGACGACCAGCCGTTTTTCCTGTTCTGTAACTTTATCGAGCCCCACGTTCAGTACGATCCGCCGAAGGAGTACGCAGAACGGTTTCTCCCCGACGGCGCCAGTTACGACGCCGCAACCGCGATCCGTCAGGACCCTCGCGCCTACGACTGCGAAGACTACGACATTTCCGATCACGAGTTCGCCCTGCTCCGCGGCCTCTACCGGGCCGAACTCGCCTACGTAGACCACCAGGTCGGTCGCCTTCGGGCCGCCCTCGAAGCTGCGGGCGAGTGGGACGACACCCTGTTCGTCGTCTGTGGCGACCACGGCGAACACATCGGCGAACACGGCTTTTTCGGCCACCAGTACAACCTCTACGATACGCTGTTGCACGTCCCGCTGGTCTGTCACGGTGGCGCCTTCACCCGCGGTGGGCGACGCGACGACCTGGTCCAGTTGCTCGACCTCCCCGCCACGATGCTCGAGGCGGCCGGAATCGACGATCCGGAATTGCGCCAGCAGTGGTCGAGCCGTTCGTTCCATCCCGATTCCGACACGGAGCCCCGCGACGCCGTCTTCGCGGAGTACGCCGCTCCGCAGCCGTCGATCGAACGCCTGGAAAACCGCTTCGGCGAGATTCCCGATCGGGTCCGGGCCTTCGACCGACGGCTGCGGGCGATCCGTACGGACGAGTACAAGTACGTCCGCAGCGACGACGGCTTCGAGCGCCTCCACCGCGTTTCGACCGACCCGCTCGAGGAAACGGATATCAGCGACGACGACCCACAGCGCGTGCGGACGCTTCGTCGTCGGCTCGAAGAGCAGTTTGACCCTCTCGGTGAGGCCGGCGAGACGGGTGACGTAGCGATGCGAGAGGGAACGAAAAAGCGGCTGGCGGATCTGGGCTATCTTTGA
- a CDS encoding GNAT family N-acetyltransferase, giving the protein MNAPLRTATRYTVRTFAPDDRAAFLSLYETVFGHDRSPRWFRWKFRENPYVDHVPIIVATSDGDPVGFRSFFAQQMRIGGTVRTAFQPCDTMVHPRHRGRGLFGRMNEHAIERYANGSPSFFFNFPNENSKPGNLAHGWQEIGTVPAYYRLQNPADALERRTNTDPSSDGTDGRSVDTRRADGDRRLSDGRLTSAFTDMLEDTITRIHRAGDRLLVDSEPGLGIEYYETPPTGTLAAIYRRSIPPEIHTNRTAAFYRWRFANPAQTYLTYVARRDGEPVAALVVSSGVDRARIVETLPRSIEPEEAPLNQLLVAAMDDFADRRYVTAFGETVPSPLRYRFYPDTRLPLSAFVRPTSRTLLARDLGDGLDLESSPIEAWTFSRLDLDTT; this is encoded by the coding sequence ATGAACGCACCTCTCCGAACGGCGACACGGTACACCGTCCGAACGTTCGCACCCGACGATCGAGCGGCGTTCCTGTCGCTGTACGAAACGGTGTTCGGTCACGACAGAAGCCCGCGCTGGTTCCGCTGGAAGTTCCGGGAGAATCCCTACGTCGATCACGTTCCGATCATCGTGGCGACGTCCGACGGTGATCCCGTCGGCTTCCGGTCGTTTTTCGCCCAGCAGATGCGCATCGGCGGGACCGTTCGAACCGCGTTCCAGCCGTGCGACACGATGGTCCATCCCCGCCACCGCGGACGTGGCCTGTTCGGACGGATGAACGAACATGCCATCGAGCGGTACGCCAACGGGTCGCCGTCGTTTTTCTTCAACTTCCCGAACGAGAATTCGAAGCCGGGCAATCTAGCCCACGGCTGGCAGGAGATCGGGACGGTGCCTGCCTACTATCGGCTGCAAAACCCCGCCGACGCTCTCGAGCGGCGGACTAACACCGACCCGTCGTCGGACGGTACCGACGGACGGTCGGTCGATACTCGACGTGCTGATGGCGACCGACGGCTCAGCGATGGTCGTCTGACCAGTGCGTTCACGGACATGCTCGAGGACACGATTACGCGAATTCACCGCGCCGGCGACCGACTGCTCGTCGATTCCGAACCCGGTCTCGGAATCGAGTACTACGAGACGCCGCCGACCGGCACCCTCGCGGCGATCTATCGGCGATCGATCCCCCCCGAAATTCACACCAACCGGACTGCGGCTTTCTACCGCTGGCGGTTCGCAAATCCGGCACAGACGTATCTGACCTACGTCGCTCGCCGCGACGGCGAGCCGGTCGCCGCGCTCGTCGTCTCGAGCGGCGTCGACCGCGCGCGAATCGTCGAGACGCTGCCGCGGTCGATCGAACCCGAGGAGGCGCCACTCAACCAACTCCTCGTGGCAGCGATGGACGATTTCGCGGACCGTCGCTATGTTACCGCGTTCGGAGAGACGGTACCGTCTCCGCTCAGGTACCGGTTCTACCCGGACACCCGACTACCGCTGTCGGCGTTCGTCCGACCGACGTCACGAACCCTCCTCGCACGCGATCTCGGCGACGGCCTCGACCTCGAATCCAGTCCGATCGAGGCGTGGACGTTCTCGCGTCTCGACCTGGATACCACCTAA
- a CDS encoding NADH-quinone oxidoreductase subunit D: MSETPVPEREIDPEYDHRRDEGADETELEALLTEHAIGRDDHENAPAFVIRPDEVQEVLRLLRDEAGFDHLSCLTAQQYADRYESIIHMTKYDQRTHEVTLVVPLPTDDPTCESAEPIFRTADWHEREAYDLVGIEYDGHPDLRRILLPESWLGHPLALEYDQDKPQVVRYAEHANPLQADHRDRESETMLLNIGPHHPATHGVLHLETVLDGETVAAVQPDIGYLHRCEEQMCQNGTYRHQIIPYSNRWDYTANLPNEWAVARAIEDIADIEVPAYAQVLRTMATEFGRLLGHFLAFGTFALDVYGDFTAIFQYAMRDREVVQDILEDLTGQRMMFYFFRLGGVCWDLPEPREEFIEKCRDFLDELPAKVDEYHDLLTGNDIFQLRTIDTGVLEPAVAKDYGCTGPVARGSGIDYDVRRDDPYGYYEHLEWNVVTEDTCDNHARVLVRMREVEESAKIIEQCLDLVADWPEDERTVQSNVPRTLKPDAGTETYRAVESAKGELGIYIRADGSNSPARFKIRSPCFHNLAALPEMAENEYVPDLIASLGSLDIVLGSVDR; encoded by the coding sequence ATGAGCGAGACACCAGTGCCCGAACGCGAAATCGATCCGGAATACGACCACCGGCGCGACGAAGGTGCCGACGAGACCGAACTCGAGGCCCTTCTCACCGAACACGCGATCGGGCGGGACGACCACGAGAACGCACCGGCGTTCGTGATCCGGCCGGACGAGGTTCAGGAGGTACTCCGCCTGCTACGCGACGAAGCGGGGTTCGATCACCTCTCGTGTCTCACGGCCCAGCAGTATGCGGATCGCTACGAGTCGATTATCCACATGACGAAGTACGACCAGCGCACACACGAGGTGACGCTGGTCGTCCCGCTTCCGACCGACGACCCCACCTGCGAGTCCGCCGAACCGATTTTCCGAACCGCTGACTGGCACGAACGAGAGGCCTACGACCTCGTCGGGATCGAATACGATGGTCACCCCGACCTCCGGCGGATTCTCCTTCCGGAGTCGTGGCTGGGCCATCCGCTCGCGCTCGAGTACGATCAGGACAAACCGCAGGTCGTTCGGTACGCAGAGCACGCGAACCCGCTCCAGGCGGACCATCGCGATCGCGAGTCGGAGACGATGCTGCTCAACATCGGCCCACACCACCCGGCGACCCACGGCGTGCTCCACCTCGAGACGGTGCTGGACGGCGAGACGGTCGCAGCCGTTCAGCCAGATATCGGCTATCTTCACCGGTGCGAGGAGCAGATGTGTCAGAACGGGACCTATCGCCACCAGATCATTCCGTACTCGAACCGCTGGGATTACACGGCAAACCTTCCCAACGAGTGGGCGGTCGCCCGTGCGATAGAGGACATCGCCGACATCGAGGTACCTGCCTACGCACAAGTCCTGCGGACGATGGCGACCGAATTTGGGCGCCTGCTCGGCCACTTCCTCGCGTTCGGGACCTTCGCACTGGACGTCTACGGCGATTTCACCGCCATCTTTCAGTACGCCATGCGCGACCGTGAGGTCGTCCAGGACATTTTGGAGGATCTAACCGGCCAGCGGATGATGTTCTACTTCTTCCGTCTCGGCGGCGTCTGCTGGGATCTTCCCGAACCCCGCGAGGAGTTCATCGAAAAGTGCCGGGATTTCCTCGACGAGTTACCCGCGAAGGTCGACGAGTACCACGACCTCCTGACCGGCAACGACATCTTCCAGTTGCGAACGATCGACACCGGCGTTCTGGAGCCCGCGGTCGCAAAGGACTACGGCTGTACCGGCCCGGTCGCACGGGGCTCCGGCATCGATTACGACGTCCGTCGTGACGATCCGTACGGCTACTACGAGCACCTCGAGTGGAACGTGGTGACGGAAGACACCTGTGACAACCACGCGCGCGTCCTCGTCCGAATGCGCGAAGTCGAAGAGTCGGCGAAGATCATCGAACAGTGTCTCGATCTCGTCGCAGACTGGCCCGAAGACGAGCGAACGGTCCAGAGCAACGTCCCGCGGACGCTGAAACCCGACGCGGGAACCGAAACCTACCGCGCCGTCGAGAGCGCGAAGGGCGAACTCGGGATTTACATCCGCGCGGATGGTTCGAATTCGCCGGCCAGATTCAAGATCCGCAGTCCGTGTTTTCACAACCTCGCGGCGTTGCCCGAGATGGCCGAAAACGAGTACGTCCCTGACCTGATCGCGTCGCTGGGAAGCCTCGACATCGTCCTCGGGAGCGTCGATCGCTGA